Part of the Synechococcus sp. MU1617 genome, AGCGCTGATCTCCTGAACTGCGAATTGACCACGCAACTCGGGAGCGGTGATGGCCTGCACTGATTCAGACCAGAAAACTGTGCTGATCGCCAGCGTGATCACCGCCAACAGCGAGGCCATACGTCGAAGGGCGCCCATGAGACCGGTAATTTGAGCAATCACGTTATGGCAACTGTCAGCGGAGCGAGTCGATATGGCCATGAGCTTGCGGGTGGTGGTCCCACCCCATCCCCTAATCGGTCATTGGCTGACGATGCTGCGGCACCGGGAAACCCCTGCTGCCCTCTACGCCACCGCCCTGCAGGAGCTGGGCCGTTGGCTCACCTACGAAGCCCTGCGGGACTGGCTGCCCCATCGACGGGACATGGTGCCCGGAATCGATGGAGACACCGAAGGCACCATCGTTGAGTCGTCGGTTCCGCTGATCGCCATTCCAGTGCTGCCAGCAGGCCTTGAGCTTTGGCAGGGAGGACGATCCGTCCTTCCCGATTCCTCCCTAAGCCTGGGGTCATGCCCAGAGGAAATCGAAGCCAATGCCGGGGTGATTCTGTTTGTTGACCAGATCAGCGATGGGCAAGCCACCCTCAAGCTTCTGCAAGAGCTCCAAGCCAAGGGTGTGGATGGACGCCGGCTGCGAGTGATCACTGCGTTGTGTGCCAGTCCTGGACTGAAGCTTTTGGGTGAAGCGATTCCAGACCTAACGCTGCATACCGCCTGCATCGACGAAAGCCTGGGGGAGAAAGGCGAGATTCGTCCGGGAATCGGTGACCCTGTGCGACGGCTGAACTTCAGATCTTGAGGGCGTGACTAACCTTCAGGCAGGTTGATCGCACCCATGGCCCAGCAGCACGACACGGGCTCAGGCACCCTGGCAACTCTGGTCACCGGAGCAATGCTCGGTGCTGCAGGCCTGGCCTGGTGGCTCCTCAATGAAGCTGACAGGCGTAGGCGTTACGGCGCGCAGACGTCGATGTTGCACGCACCGCGGATGCAGGACGGTTCTGAAGTGCTGGACAGTTCAGCCAACGGGCACCTCGAGGAACGGGTGGAAAAACTCAACGCGGAGATTGCCCGCGTTCGTGCCCAGCTCGAGGGACTCGGAAGCGAAGGATGAGCGCTCGGTAGGTTGGCTTGATTGCCACTGGTCCGCTCCGTTCCATGCTTCGCTCCGACGCCGTCACCAAGGGGATTC contains:
- a CDS encoding uracil phosphoribosyltransferase; translation: MAMSLRVVVPPHPLIGHWLTMLRHRETPAALYATALQELGRWLTYEALRDWLPHRRDMVPGIDGDTEGTIVESSVPLIAIPVLPAGLELWQGGRSVLPDSSLSLGSCPEEIEANAGVILFVDQISDGQATLKLLQELQAKGVDGRRLRVITALCASPGLKLLGEAIPDLTLHTACIDESLGEKGEIRPGIGDPVRRLNFRS